A genomic stretch from Armatimonadota bacterium includes:
- the treS gene encoding maltose alpha-D-glucosyltransferase: protein MSARRTTYPLDDDPLWYKDAVIYELHVRAFADSDDDGIGDFRGLVTKLDYLQELGVTAVWLLPFYPSPLRDDGYDIADYIDIHPHYGTLRDVQVFFHEAHRRGLRVITELVLNHTSDQHPWFQRARRAPRGSRAREMYVWSDTPDRYRQARVVFKDFETSNWTWDPVAGAYYWHRFYAHQPDLNYDNPRVHRAMLRVVDFWLQMGVDGLRLDAVPYLYEREGTNCENLPETIAFLRALRRHVDAHFRNRMLLAEANQWPEDVVPYLGDACHMAFHFPLMPRMFMAIHMEDRFPITDILDQTPPIPPTSQWALFLRNHDELTLEMVTDEERDYMYRVYAHDPQARINLGIRRRLAPLLGNHRRRIELMNGLLFSLPGSPVIYYGDEIGMGDNIYLGDRNGVRTPMQWSPDRNAGFSRANPQKLYLPVIIDPEYHYESVNVEAQLHNPHSLLWWMRRLIALRRRYQAFGRGSLELLAPENRKVLAFVRRWEAETILVVCNLSRFAQFAELDLSEFAGRVPVELFGRVAFPRIGALPYLLTLGPHAFYWFSLEPARERVRLPSAPVRTVAGAWPEVVRSQAFADALATWLPGRRWFGAKARTIKSVSVEDAVELDGPRVLLALVRVDYAEGTPDLYAVPLTSVPQNRLSSQDGPGAAVVRLASGDAVCDALSDADACRTLLRAIGARRPFRGKRGELVARRVAGFRLPSDLPEPQPLRAEQSNTSLVYGDRLILKLFRRVEPGPNPELEIGRLLTERRFAHAAPLVAALEYRAGRGEPATIAVLQGLVPNQGDAWQYTLDALRFFFESVMASRAPVDASAPAPLEVGNPPPAIAEAIGGYWEVARLLGRRTGELHRLLASSSDPAFAPEPFTPFYQQAIYQSMRTGAVRVLRKLRSRLPTLPAQVREEANRVADMERSILSRFRAVRDRRLEGMRIRIHGDYHLGQVLHTGRDFAIIDFEGEPARPLSERRIKRSPLRDVAGMLRSFHYAAFAALNVVESAGLVGERTTMEGWAQTWYRWVSAAFVQAYLETVAGSGLLPGDPEDLALLLEVLLLEKAVYEVGYELNNRPGWVRIPLRGILELMGSG from the coding sequence GTGTCCGCACGCAGAACCACTTATCCGCTGGATGACGACCCGCTGTGGTACAAGGACGCGGTGATCTACGAGCTGCACGTGCGTGCGTTTGCCGACAGCGACGACGACGGGATCGGTGACTTTCGTGGGCTGGTGACCAAGCTCGACTACCTGCAAGAGCTCGGCGTCACGGCCGTGTGGCTGCTGCCCTTCTACCCATCGCCGTTGCGCGACGACGGTTACGACATCGCCGACTACATCGACATCCACCCGCACTACGGTACGCTGCGCGACGTCCAGGTCTTCTTTCACGAGGCGCACCGGCGGGGGCTTCGGGTGATCACGGAGCTGGTCCTCAATCATACCTCCGACCAGCATCCCTGGTTCCAGCGGGCCCGCCGCGCCCCGCGCGGCAGCCGCGCGCGGGAGATGTACGTGTGGAGCGACACCCCTGACCGCTACCGCCAGGCGCGGGTCGTCTTCAAAGACTTCGAGACCTCCAACTGGACTTGGGATCCGGTGGCGGGCGCGTACTACTGGCACCGCTTCTACGCGCACCAGCCGGACCTGAACTACGACAACCCGCGCGTGCACCGTGCGATGTTGCGGGTCGTGGACTTCTGGTTGCAGATGGGCGTGGACGGGCTGCGTCTGGATGCCGTGCCTTACCTGTACGAGCGGGAGGGCACGAACTGCGAGAACCTGCCCGAGACGATCGCGTTTCTGCGTGCGCTGCGCCGCCACGTAGATGCCCACTTCCGCAATCGAATGCTCCTCGCGGAGGCCAACCAGTGGCCCGAGGACGTCGTCCCCTACCTGGGGGACGCCTGCCACATGGCGTTCCACTTTCCGCTGATGCCCAGGATGTTCATGGCGATCCACATGGAGGACCGCTTTCCGATCACCGACATCCTCGACCAGACGCCGCCCATCCCCCCGACGTCTCAGTGGGCACTGTTCTTGCGCAACCACGACGAGCTCACCCTGGAGATGGTGACCGACGAGGAGCGGGACTACATGTACCGGGTGTACGCGCACGACCCGCAGGCGCGGATCAACCTGGGCATCCGCCGCCGGCTCGCCCCGTTGCTCGGCAACCACCGGCGGCGCATCGAGCTGATGAACGGCCTGCTGTTCTCGCTTCCGGGTTCGCCCGTCATCTACTACGGGGATGAGATCGGGATGGGCGACAATATCTACCTAGGAGACCGCAACGGCGTGCGCACGCCCATGCAGTGGAGCCCGGATCGCAACGCCGGCTTCTCGCGCGCCAACCCGCAGAAGCTGTACCTGCCGGTAATCATCGATCCCGAGTACCACTACGAGTCGGTCAACGTCGAGGCGCAGCTGCACAACCCGCACTCGCTGCTCTGGTGGATGCGACGCCTGATCGCCCTGCGCAGACGGTACCAGGCTTTCGGGCGCGGCTCCCTGGAGTTGTTGGCGCCCGAGAACCGCAAGGTGCTGGCGTTCGTGCGGCGGTGGGAGGCGGAGACGATCCTCGTGGTCTGCAACCTGTCGCGGTTTGCGCAGTTTGCCGAGCTGGACCTCTCGGAGTTCGCCGGCCGCGTCCCGGTGGAGCTGTTCGGGCGTGTGGCGTTTCCCCGGATCGGCGCGCTCCCATACTTGCTGACGCTGGGGCCGCACGCGTTCTACTGGTTCTCGCTGGAACCGGCACGCGAGCGGGTGCGGCTGCCGTCGGCGCCGGTACGCACGGTGGCGGGGGCGTGGCCCGAAGTCGTGCGCTCGCAGGCATTCGCCGATGCCCTGGCGACTTGGCTGCCAGGGCGCCGCTGGTTCGGGGCGAAGGCGCGAACCATCAAGTCGGTGTCGGTCGAAGACGCCGTCGAGCTGGACGGCCCGCGCGTGCTGCTCGCACTGGTGCGCGTCGACTACGCGGAAGGGACACCCGACCTCTACGCAGTGCCCCTGACGTCGGTGCCCCAGAACCGGCTGTCGTCGCAGGACGGGCCCGGCGCAGCCGTCGTCCGCTTGGCGAGCGGGGACGCCGTCTGCGACGCCTTGTCCGATGCCGATGCTTGCCGGACGCTGCTGCGGGCGATCGGCGCGCGTCGGCCCTTCCGTGGGAAGCGAGGCGAGCTCGTGGCCCGGCGCGTGGCCGGGTTCCGCCTACCGTCAGACCTCCCCGAGCCGCAGCCGCTGCGGGCCGAGCAGAGCAACACGTCCCTCGTTTACGGCGACCGATTGATCCTCAAGCTCTTCCGACGGGTGGAACCCGGACCCAATCCTGAACTGGAGATCGGGCGCTTGCTCACCGAGCGGCGTTTCGCACATGCCGCACCGCTGGTCGCCGCACTTGAGTACCGCGCCGGCCGCGGCGAGCCGGCGACGATCGCGGTGCTGCAGGGTCTGGTGCCCAACCAGGGGGACGCCTGGCAGTACACGCTGGACGCGCTGCGATTTTTTTTCGAGAGCGTGATGGCCTCCCGTGCGCCGGTGGATGCGTCCGCGCCGGCCCCGCTCGAGGTGGGCAACCCACCGCCCGCGATCGCGGAGGCGATCGGCGGTTACTGGGAGGTGGCGCGGCTGCTGGGACGACGGACCGGCGAACTGCACCGGTTGCTGGCGTCTTCTTCGGACCCGGCCTTCGCCCCCGAGCCGTTCACGCCCTTCTATCAGCAGGCAATTTACCAGTCGATGCGGACGGGGGCCGTGCGGGTCTTACGGAAGCTGCGGTCGCGCCTGCCGACGCTGCCGGCGCAGGTGCGCGAAGAGGCGAACCGGGTCGCCGACATGGAACGGTCGATCCTGTCGCGGTTTCGAGCGGTGCGCGACCGGCGCCTGGAGGGGATGCGCATCCGCATCCACGGCGACTACCACCTGGGCCAGGTCCTCCACACCGGCAGGGATTTCGCGATCATCGATTTCGAGGGCGAGCCCGCGCGTCCGCTGAGCGAACGCCGCATCAAACGATCCCCGCTGAGGGACGTCGCCGGGATGCTGCGGTCATTCCATTATGCCGCTTTCGCCGCACTGAACGTGGTGGAGTCGGCCGGGCTCGTTGGCGAGCGGACGACGATGGAGGGGTGGGCGCAGACCTGGTACCGGTGGGTGTCTGCGGCCTTCGTGCAGGCGTATCTCGAGACCGTCGCCGGATCTGGGCTGCTGCCGGGCGACCCGGAAGACCTCGCGCTCTTGCTCGAGGTCCTGCTGCTGGAGAAGGCGGTGTACGAGGTGGGCTACGAACTCAACAACCGGCCGGGGTGGGTGCGCATACCCCTTCGGGGCATCTTGGAGCTCATGGGATCCGGGTGA
- a CDS encoding bifunctional alpha,alpha-trehalose-phosphate synthase (UDP-forming)/trehalose-phosphatase — MLIVANRLPVTVVKRRDGVRLVPSVGGLATGLRAVQQSEDRWIGWPGIARERLSADERTEVDVRLGAVHCQPVHLSQADVEAYYAGFSNRTLWPLAHSFPAYAVYERGYWEAYRRVNEAFAEATGEAATSDDTVWVHDYQLMLVPRELRLRRADATIGFFLHIPFPPWEVFRLLPWRREIVEGILGADLVGFHTHDYALHFLEAAQRLLGVEHRLGRLVVGERLVQVHAFPMGIDYERFARADEDPGVRRELERVRQETSGQRVVLSVDRLDYTKGIPQRLTAFDRFLDCYPDYRGRVTLVMVAVPSRTEVDRYQALRRDVQERIGGIEGRHATLGWTPIRYLYRPVPFSTLAALYRVADVALVTPLRDGMNLVAKEYVASRSDGRGVLILGETAGAARELSEALIVNPNDTEAVAEALHAALTMPVLEQVERNRKMQERLRAHDVRAWARQFIDDLRGVRGVQRRLAGRTLRGESRAALVSAYRGARWRLLLVDYDGTLVGFAGRPADAVPDVSLVELMKALAADPRNRLVLVSGRDRRTLETWWGALPADMAAEHGAWVREGGAWCLVTDDAPAWKVEVRRILDAYTVRTPGTFVEEKTLSLAWHYRLADPVLGSLRADELIATLSQLAGLWQLGIVAGNRVVEIKDGRVGKGRVAARWLQSREWDFVLAAGDDATDEEMFAAMPEDAHTIKVGFGPTRARHWVADPTEIREVLGELARAGAPRGDATEG, encoded by the coding sequence ATGCTGATCGTCGCCAACCGGCTCCCGGTGACGGTGGTCAAGCGCAGGGACGGAGTACGGCTGGTCCCGAGTGTCGGAGGACTCGCGACCGGTCTGCGCGCGGTTCAGCAGTCGGAGGACCGATGGATCGGATGGCCGGGCATCGCGCGCGAACGGTTGTCCGCCGACGAGCGCACGGAAGTCGACGTGCGCCTGGGAGCCGTCCACTGCCAGCCGGTTCACCTCAGCCAGGCCGACGTCGAAGCCTACTACGCAGGGTTCTCCAACCGCACGTTGTGGCCTCTGGCGCACTCCTTTCCCGCCTACGCCGTCTACGAAAGGGGGTACTGGGAGGCCTACCGGCGCGTCAACGAGGCCTTCGCCGAGGCGACCGGTGAAGCCGCCACATCGGACGATACGGTGTGGGTGCACGACTACCAGCTCATGCTGGTGCCGCGCGAACTCCGCCTGCGCCGGGCCGACGCGACGATCGGCTTCTTCCTGCACATCCCGTTCCCCCCGTGGGAGGTGTTCCGTCTGCTGCCGTGGCGGCGCGAGATCGTCGAGGGGATTCTGGGAGCCGATCTCGTCGGCTTCCACACGCACGACTACGCGCTGCACTTCCTGGAAGCCGCTCAGCGTCTGCTTGGGGTGGAGCACCGGCTGGGACGACTGGTCGTCGGTGAACGCCTCGTGCAGGTGCACGCGTTTCCCATGGGCATCGACTACGAGAGGTTCGCGCGTGCCGACGAGGACCCGGGCGTGCGCCGCGAGCTCGAGCGGGTCCGCCAGGAGACGTCCGGGCAGCGGGTGGTGCTGTCCGTGGATCGACTCGACTACACGAAGGGGATCCCGCAGCGCCTGACGGCCTTCGATCGCTTCCTCGACTGTTACCCGGACTACCGCGGCCGCGTGACGCTGGTGATGGTGGCCGTGCCCTCACGTACGGAAGTCGACCGTTACCAGGCGCTGCGCCGGGACGTACAGGAGCGCATCGGTGGCATCGAAGGACGCCATGCCACGCTCGGGTGGACCCCCATCCGCTACCTGTATCGACCCGTCCCGTTTTCCACCCTGGCCGCGCTGTACCGGGTCGCGGACGTTGCCCTCGTCACCCCGCTGCGGGACGGCATGAACCTCGTGGCCAAGGAGTACGTGGCGTCGCGCTCGGACGGCCGCGGGGTGCTCATCCTTGGGGAGACTGCGGGGGCGGCGAGGGAACTCTCGGAGGCGCTGATCGTCAACCCCAACGACACCGAAGCGGTGGCCGAGGCGCTGCACGCGGCGCTGACGATGCCTGTTCTCGAGCAGGTGGAGCGGAACCGCAAGATGCAGGAGCGACTGCGTGCCCACGACGTGCGCGCGTGGGCGCGGCAGTTCATCGACGACCTGCGCGGTGTGCGCGGTGTGCAGCGCCGTCTGGCGGGCCGCACGCTGCGGGGCGAATCGCGGGCTGCGCTGGTGTCCGCCTACCGGGGCGCCCGGTGGCGGCTGCTGCTGGTCGACTACGACGGGACGCTTGTGGGATTTGCGGGTCGACCCGCCGACGCCGTTCCGGACGTCTCTCTCGTCGAACTGATGAAGGCCCTGGCCGCCGATCCGCGCAACCGACTCGTCCTGGTGAGCGGCCGAGACCGTCGGACGCTGGAGACCTGGTGGGGCGCCTTGCCCGCGGACATGGCCGCCGAGCACGGTGCCTGGGTCAGGGAAGGCGGTGCATGGTGCTTGGTGACGGACGACGCTCCGGCGTGGAAGGTCGAGGTAAGGCGGATCCTAGATGCATACACCGTCCGCACGCCGGGCACGTTCGTCGAGGAAAAGACGCTTTCGTTGGCGTGGCACTACCGGCTGGCGGATCCGGTGCTGGGCAGCTTGAGGGCGGACGAACTGATCGCCACCCTGAGCCAGCTGGCCGGCCTGTGGCAGCTGGGGATCGTCGCGGGCAACCGGGTCGTCGAGATCAAGGACGGTCGCGTCGGCAAGGGGCGTGTGGCCGCCCGATGGCTGCAGAGCAGAGAGTGGGACTTCGTGCTGGCGGCCGGCGACGACGCCACCGACGAGGAGATGTTCGCGGCCATGCCGGAAGACGCCCATACGATCAAGGTAGGGTTCGGCCCCACGCGCGCTCGCCATTGGGTCGCCGACCCGACCGAGATTCGGGAGGTGCTCGGCGAGCTCGCCCGCGCCGGGGCGCCGCGCGGGGATGCCACCGAGGGGTGA
- a CDS encoding glycosyltransferase: MLQRVACKVKSLAAYAAVAGGEVLDEIRDLGRALRGLQLVQVNSAAHGGGVAELLTSMIPLECDVGLDAQWWVIGGAQEFFRVTKGFHNALQGATFDLTDQVQDVYLRHNETCAAELAGPFDVAIVHDPQPAAMRRYSNVDARWVWRCHIDTSSPNAAVWAFLKPYVESYDAAVFTLPKFVPADWVGPSTAFVPPAIDPLSPKNRVLPRHLCREEVAEFGVDLTRPLVIQVSRFDPWKDPQGVIDAYRIVKAQMPEVQLALIGAMADDDPGGWEIYEQIRTEGEGDPDFFLFTNLTGVGAHEVNAFQSVADVAVQKSIREGFGLVVSEALWKRTPVVGGRAGGIPLQIEDGVGGFLVDSVESCADRILYLLTHPDEASLIAQRGWERVRDRFLIPRLVRDELRLVRSLVDRGGSAANEGPKGAAC; encoded by the coding sequence ATGCTCCAAAGGGTCGCCTGCAAGGTCAAGTCCCTCGCGGCCTACGCCGCGGTCGCCGGAGGGGAAGTGCTGGACGAGATCCGCGACTTGGGGCGCGCCCTGCGGGGGCTGCAGTTGGTGCAAGTGAACTCGGCGGCACACGGCGGAGGGGTCGCCGAACTGCTGACGTCGATGATCCCGCTGGAATGTGACGTCGGGTTGGATGCGCAGTGGTGGGTGATCGGCGGCGCGCAGGAGTTTTTCCGAGTCACCAAGGGCTTCCACAATGCGCTGCAGGGTGCCACGTTCGACCTGACCGACCAGGTGCAGGACGTCTACCTGCGCCACAACGAAACCTGCGCGGCGGAGCTGGCCGGCCCCTTCGACGTCGCCATCGTCCACGACCCCCAGCCCGCGGCGATGCGACGCTACTCGAACGTCGACGCGCGGTGGGTCTGGCGGTGCCACATCGACACCTCCTCGCCGAACGCAGCGGTCTGGGCATTTCTCAAACCCTACGTCGAGAGCTACGACGCTGCGGTGTTCACGCTGCCAAAGTTCGTGCCCGCCGACTGGGTCGGCCCCTCGACCGCCTTCGTCCCGCCCGCGATCGATCCGCTGAGCCCGAAGAATCGGGTGCTGCCGCGGCACCTGTGCCGCGAGGAGGTGGCGGAGTTCGGTGTGGACCTGACACGGCCGCTGGTGATCCAGGTGTCACGTTTCGACCCCTGGAAGGACCCCCAGGGCGTCATCGACGCCTACCGGATTGTCAAGGCACAGATGCCGGAAGTTCAGTTGGCGCTCATCGGCGCGATGGCGGACGACGACCCCGGGGGGTGGGAAATCTACGAACAGATCCGTACGGAGGGGGAGGGGGATCCCGACTTCTTTCTGTTTACGAACCTCACCGGTGTCGGTGCGCACGAGGTCAACGCGTTCCAGTCAGTCGCCGACGTCGCGGTCCAGAAGTCGATCCGCGAAGGCTTCGGCCTGGTTGTCTCCGAGGCGCTGTGGAAGCGCACTCCGGTGGTGGGCGGGAGGGCCGGGGGGATCCCTCTGCAGATTGAAGACGGCGTCGGCGGATTCCTGGTGGACTCGGTAGAGAGCTGTGCCGACCGCATCCTCTACCTCCTCACGCACCCCGACGAGGCCAGCCTGATCGCGCAACGGGGCTGGGAGCGCGTGCGGGACCGATTCCTGATCCCGCGACTGGTGCGTGACGAACTGCGGCTGGTCCGTTCTTTGGTCGACCGGGGAGGGTCGGCCGCGAACGAAGGCCCCAAGGGGGCCGCATGCTGA
- a CDS encoding carbohydrate ABC transporter permease: protein MALALPAHVGLWILCTIWLVPTVGLLVSSFRPARDVATSGWWTVLWNPTFTLENYAQVLTTQNMALSFANSLVITIPATVIPLLIAAFAAYAFAWMEFPGRGALFIVVVALLVIPLQTTLVPVLRLFNALGLTGTFPALWLAHTGYGLPFAIYLLRNFIGSLPRDLFESAYLDGASPLTAFFRLVLPLSVPALASLAIFQFLWVWNDLLAALIYLGGRPAVAPMTVTISNLVNSLGGGWHLLTAAAFVSMALPLIVFFALQRYFVSGILTGAVKG, encoded by the coding sequence ATCGCGTTGGCCCTGCCGGCCCACGTCGGACTCTGGATCCTCTGCACGATCTGGCTGGTGCCCACGGTCGGCCTGCTCGTCAGCTCGTTTCGTCCGGCGCGCGACGTGGCGACCTCTGGGTGGTGGACCGTCCTGTGGAACCCCACGTTCACGCTGGAGAACTACGCGCAGGTCCTGACGACACAGAACATGGCCTTGAGCTTCGCCAACAGTCTGGTGATCACGATCCCGGCGACGGTGATCCCGCTGCTGATCGCCGCGTTCGCGGCGTATGCGTTCGCCTGGATGGAATTCCCCGGACGCGGCGCGCTGTTCATCGTCGTCGTCGCGCTGCTCGTGATCCCGCTGCAGACCACGCTGGTGCCCGTGTTGCGTCTGTTCAACGCCCTGGGACTGACGGGCACGTTCCCCGCGCTGTGGCTGGCCCACACGGGATACGGGCTGCCGTTTGCGATCTACTTGCTGCGCAACTTCATCGGGTCGCTGCCGCGGGACCTGTTCGAGTCGGCATACCTCGACGGCGCTTCGCCGCTGACCGCATTCTTCCGGCTCGTTCTGCCCCTCTCCGTTCCGGCGCTGGCGTCGTTGGCGATCTTTCAGTTCCTCTGGGTTTGGAACGACCTGCTGGCGGCGCTCATCTATCTGGGCGGTCGGCCCGCGGTGGCGCCGATGACGGTCACCATCAGCAACCTGGTGAACTCGCTGGGCGGGGGCTGGCACCTGCTGACTGCCGCGGCGTTCGTCTCGATGGCCCTGCCGCTCATCGTCTTCTTCGCGCTGCAGCGGTACTTCGTCAGCGGGATCCTCACCGGCGCGGTCAAGGGGTAG
- a CDS encoding alpha-1,4-glucan--maltose-1-phosphate maltosyltransferase, giving the protein MSGLENRRRVVIEAVQPQVDGGRFAVKRTVGDRLVVTADVFADGHDSVACALLWRREDEEDWNEVPMEPVGDDRWRAAFVVDGVGRYRYTVEGWIDRFGSWVRDLEKRMRAGQQTNVDLQIGASLVEDAAGRAAGPDRADLMKAARVLREGTVEATRTAFSRELAALMARHDPRRIVTRYERELQVVVDRQRAGFSAWYELFPRSCATEPGRHGTFRDVERLLPYVAGMGFDVLYLPPIHPIGRTHRKGKNNSPVAGPDDPGSPWAIGGPEGGHKAVHPQLGTLDDFRRLVRAAREYGLEIALDLAFQCSPDHPYVREHPEWFRLRPDGTIQYAENPPKKYQDIYPFDFECEAWESLWAELRDVVRFWIAQGVEIFRVDNPHTKPFAFWEWLIEDIRRDHPNVIFLSEAFTRPKVMYRLAKVGFTQSYTYFAWRNTRWELEQYFTELTQTPVRDFFRANLWPNTPDILPEYLQLGGRPAFAARLVLAATLGANYGIYGPAFELCEATPREPGSEEYHNSEKYEIRCWDRDRPGSLRELVAQVNRIRRENPALQRDDTLRFHATNNDRLIVYSKVTDDRENAILVVVNLDPHHTQSGWTDLALEALGLEDGQPYQVHDLLGGGRYLWEGPRNYVELDPRVLPAHVFRVRRRIRREQDFEYFM; this is encoded by the coding sequence GTGAGCGGTCTGGAGAACCGACGGCGCGTGGTGATCGAAGCGGTGCAGCCGCAGGTCGACGGGGGGCGGTTCGCCGTCAAGCGCACGGTCGGAGATCGCCTCGTGGTCACCGCCGACGTGTTCGCCGACGGGCACGACTCAGTTGCCTGTGCGTTGCTGTGGCGCCGCGAAGACGAGGAAGACTGGAACGAAGTGCCGATGGAACCGGTTGGCGACGATCGTTGGCGGGCCGCCTTCGTCGTCGACGGCGTGGGGCGCTATCGGTATACGGTGGAGGGATGGATCGACCGGTTCGGGTCGTGGGTGCGCGACCTGGAAAAGCGGATGCGCGCGGGACAGCAGACGAACGTCGATCTGCAGATCGGAGCGTCGTTGGTGGAAGACGCAGCAGGACGCGCCGCCGGACCCGATCGGGCAGACTTAATGAAGGCGGCGCGGGTGCTGCGGGAAGGGACGGTGGAGGCGACGCGAACCGCCTTCTCCCGGGAACTGGCGGCGCTGATGGCACGCCATGACCCCAGGCGGATTGTCACCCGATACGAACGGGAACTGCAGGTGGTCGTCGACCGCCAGCGGGCGGGCTTTTCGGCCTGGTACGAGCTGTTCCCCCGTTCGTGCGCGACCGAACCCGGCCGCCACGGGACGTTTCGCGACGTCGAGCGCCTCTTGCCGTACGTCGCGGGCATGGGGTTCGACGTGCTCTACCTGCCACCGATCCACCCGATCGGGCGGACACACCGCAAGGGCAAGAACAACAGTCCGGTTGCCGGACCGGACGACCCCGGCAGCCCGTGGGCGATCGGTGGTCCCGAGGGCGGACACAAGGCGGTGCACCCTCAACTGGGCACCCTGGACGACTTTCGACGTCTGGTGCGCGCCGCGCGCGAGTACGGCCTGGAGATCGCACTCGACCTGGCTTTTCAGTGCTCGCCGGATCACCCCTACGTGCGCGAACACCCGGAGTGGTTTCGGCTTCGCCCCGACGGGACGATCCAGTACGCGGAGAACCCGCCGAAGAAGTACCAGGACATCTACCCGTTCGACTTCGAGTGCGAAGCGTGGGAGTCACTGTGGGCCGAGCTGCGCGATGTCGTCCGCTTCTGGATTGCTCAGGGCGTGGAGATCTTCCGGGTCGACAACCCGCACACCAAGCCGTTCGCGTTCTGGGAGTGGCTGATCGAGGATATCCGACGCGACCATCCGAACGTCATCTTCCTGTCGGAGGCATTCACCCGCCCCAAGGTGATGTACCGCCTGGCCAAAGTGGGGTTCACCCAGTCGTACACGTACTTCGCGTGGCGAAACACCCGCTGGGAGCTGGAACAGTACTTCACGGAACTCACTCAGACGCCTGTCCGGGACTTCTTCCGGGCGAACCTGTGGCCCAACACGCCGGACATCCTCCCAGAGTACCTGCAGCTGGGTGGGCGGCCGGCATTCGCGGCGCGCCTGGTCCTGGCTGCCACCCTGGGGGCAAACTACGGCATCTACGGACCTGCGTTCGAGCTGTGCGAAGCCACCCCGCGCGAGCCGGGCAGCGAGGAGTACCATAACTCCGAGAAGTACGAGATCCGCTGTTGGGACCGAGACCGACCGGGCAGCCTCCGGGAGCTGGTGGCGCAGGTGAACCGCATCCGTAGGGAAAACCCCGCCCTGCAGCGGGACGACACGCTCCGCTTCCACGCGACCAACAACGACCGGCTGATCGTCTATTCCAAGGTGACCGACGACCGGGAGAACGCGATCCTGGTCGTCGTCAACCTGGACCCGCACCACACGCAGTCCGGGTGGACGGACCTCGCGCTCGAGGCGCTGGGGCTGGAGGATGGGCAGCCCTACCAGGTCCACGACCTGCTCGGCGGCGGACGCTACCTCTGGGAGGGCCCGCGCAACTACGTGGAGCTCGACCCCCGGGTCCTGCCGGCGCACGTCTTCCGTGTCCGGCGTCGCATCCGACGCGAGCAGGACTTCGAGTACTTCATGTGA